The Armatimonadota bacterium DNA segment CACTGGGATATCGCCGATCCCGCCGACGCCGACGGCACCGAGGAGTCGAGATCGGCGTTTCACGCGGCCGCTGCGGCCATCGAGCGGCGCCTTCCGCAACTGCTGGCGCAGACGCGCCAACTGCCGCGTCCCGGCAGATTCTCGGGCGAGCCCGGCATCAACACCTCGATCTTCGGCCCCGGCGCCTTCAAGCCGACTGGTCATCTGCCCCTGGTGGCGCAAGCCGGCTTCAGCGCCATCGAGCTGTCCCTCGAAGGCGGGCGCGACCAGTGCGACTCCTTTCTCCCTTCGAACGTGCGCGAGCTGCGAGCGGTCGCGGATGACCTGGGCCTCCTGGTCTGGAGCCTCCACGCTCCGCCGGAGACGGGCAGCGTGGCAGCGACGGACCCCAAGGAGCAACAGCGCCAGGCGGACTGCTTGCGTGACTGTTGCCACCTGGCGGAGGAACTCGGCGCGAAGGCCATCGTCTCTCACGCATTGGTCTCCGCGCCGCAGAGGGAGGAGCCGTCGCTGATGCGCGACTTGATGCTGCGGTTCCTGGCGAGCCTCGAGGCGGAGATGGACGCCAGCCCGGTTACCCTGGCGTTCGAGAACGGCCTCGGCTTGGCCTCGCAGACGCCGACCGTCAGGATGCTTGAATGGCTCGAGGGGACTTCGCGGCCCGCTTACGGAATCGCCTGGGACACTGGACACTCCAACATCGCCGGCGACTTCGCGGACATCGGCGCGCATGCCGGCGACCGCCTGGTCACCGTACACTTGAATGATAACGACGGCGCGACCGACACACATGCTTGCCCAGGTCAGGGCACCGCTGACTGGCCGGCCATCATCCGGCTCCTCGGGCAGGCGGGCTATGGCGGGGTGTGGATGTACGAGATACTCGGTGCCGGGGCGGAGCCGCGCGAATTGCTGAGCCGGATAGCCACAGCTCATCGCCGGCTGGCGGCGGAGCGGCTCCGCCGCCCTTAGCTCTGTCGGCCCTCGATGGCCCACAGGAGAACGCCGGCGGCGCGCTCGACCAGGCGCCGGTCGGATGGCGACAGTTGCGCGGCTACGGTCTCTATGGTCTGTGTGGACTCGGACGCGGACATTTGGCCGCCCGCCTGAGGCTTCTACGCCTCTGGCGCACCGGCAGCCCCACCCGAGGGCGGGCCAACCGGCCGGCGTCATTGCACGGGCTGTCATGATTCTAGCAAATCGCGGGCCGGTTGACCAGACGCGGCGGCCTTGCGCCGTGCCGCACCAACCGGCGCGGCTATGGCGAGTAGTAGTTCCAATTTGCTTTGCTGCGGCGATAGTGCTGCTGCGTCCAGTAGCGGAGGCGGGGCGGGGACGGGTTCGACTGGTCATTCCAATAGACCCGGATGTCGTTTCCGCTGACCACGATTATCTCTTCCCGCGCGTCGCCAGCGACGTCGGCCACCATGATGCGCGATGCCTTCTCGGTCCACCGGCGCAAGAAGTCGCCGGTCATCGGATTGAAGATGCACACGTCGCCTGCGGTGTGGCGCTCCTTGGCCGCGCAGTAGCGGGGGCCCGACCCGTCCCAGTCAATGACCGCTATCTCCTCCACGCCGGCGTCGGTCCATCCCGGCGGGGCTTTGTCGGCCATCTTCCACCGCGCGATGGTGTCGCCGCCCGCGTCGAGCACCCACGGGGTCTGGTTGACGTTATGGCGCGAACGACACCAAATCTCGAGGCCGGGGCGAGTCGGGTCGAAGTCGCCAACCGCCGCGTTCTGCGGCTCCTGGCGGCCCGGCCCCGGCCGGTGCCAGAGCATACCTCGTTCGAGGTTGACGACGGCGACGTAATTGCGCCCCTCCTCCAGCAGCACCACCTCCAGCCCCGCCGCGTCCGGGCGCATGTCGTAAATGAACAGCGAGTCGATGTGGAACGACGCGCCGCCGGCAATGTCCTTGCTGATCGGTGGGTACCGCCAGGCGGGCGAGGTGCCGTCCGATCGCACGATGGTGAAGCCGATGATCTCGTCACGGCCGTCGCCATCCAGGTCGGCGGCCCGCGCCGGGCCGTGAGCCAGTGCGCCGAAATCGTCCCTGCGCCACAGCGGCTCGCCCTCCAGCCGATCCATGCGCATGGCCTGCAGGTAGTGACCCACGCGATAGCCTGTCGGGTTGGTCGCCTGCAGCACAATGTCGCGGTCGCCCTGCCCGCGCAGGTTGCACAGGATGAACGATTCCCAGCGCTCCACTTCCCCGAATACGGGCGGCCGCGCCGACTTCTTCGTCTTTCCCGCACGCCCATCCATAACCTGAACCGTGCCGTCCTCGAGCAGGAAGACCACCTCCACACGACCGTCGCCGTCCACATCCGCCGCCTGCACACCGGGGTGGTGTATCCCCGGCAGCCCGTGGCGCTCGCTCGAACTGCTGAGCCGGACAGGGACCTCCAGCACCCACATCTTCCTCCCCCGGTTGTCGTACGCGCCGACGGTGCCGGGGGTGGTGTAGAGGAAGTCCATCCGGCCGTCCCCGTTGAGATCGGCGACGGTGATCCCGCCTCTCGCCTCGTCGTCGTCGGCCGGCGGCTGCGCGGTGTGGATGACGAACGGGTTGGCGCCGTACTCGGGCCAATCGCGAGCCGCCTGCATTTCGCTCCCCTCCGTCGCCGCGACGAGCGCGCAGCCGACCACGCCAGCCGCCAGCGCCGCCCCCGCGCACCATGACCGCCATGAGCCTGTCACAGCCCACCTCCGTTCTCGCTTATCCGTTCCGCAAGCCGCATGACATTCCTGCCAAGGCGACCTGCGACCGCAAGCCGGGGGCATCGTGCAATTCGGCTTGAGCACTGTGACTTCTGGGTGCGCTTCTTGCTTCATCGCGGCGAGGGCAAACGACCCTTGTGGGAGCTTGGCAAATTCCCTGCGAGACATTCCGTGGCTCGCGGATATATGATTCTCGCGGAGCGGCTCCGCCGCCCTTAGCTCTGCCGGCCCTCGATGGCGCACA contains these protein-coding regions:
- a CDS encoding TIM barrel protein translates to MNADAASVLFVCTGNAGRSQMAQAMLRRLAGEGAVVESAGVRPWNALHPMAIRVMAERGITLDGHSPKPVSAVAGRRFDFVVTIGNPARAQVPGGLCSCAYWTHWDIADPADADGTEESRSAFHAAAAAIERRLPQLLAQTRQLPRPGRFSGEPGINTSIFGPGAFKPTGHLPLVAQAGFSAIELSLEGGRDQCDSFLPSNVRELRAVADDLGLLVWSLHAPPETGSVAATDPKEQQRQADCLRDCCHLAEELGAKAIVSHALVSAPQREEPSLMRDLMLRFLASLEAEMDASPVTLAFENGLGLASQTPTVRMLEWLEGTSRPAYGIAWDTGHSNIAGDFADIGAHAGDRLVTVHLNDNDGATDTHACPGQGTADWPAIIRLLGQAGYGGVWMYEILGAGAEPRELLSRIATAHRRLAAERLRRP
- a CDS encoding FG-GAP-like repeat-containing protein, translated to MTGSWRSWCAGAALAAGVVGCALVAATEGSEMQAARDWPEYGANPFVIHTAQPPADDDEARGGITVADLNGDGRMDFLYTTPGTVGAYDNRGRKMWVLEVPVRLSSSSERHGLPGIHHPGVQAADVDGDGRVEVVFLLEDGTVQVMDGRAGKTKKSARPPVFGEVERWESFILCNLRGQGDRDIVLQATNPTGYRVGHYLQAMRMDRLEGEPLWRRDDFGALAHGPARAADLDGDGRDEIIGFTIVRSDGTSPAWRYPPISKDIAGGASFHIDSLFIYDMRPDAAGLEVVLLEEGRNYVAVVNLERGMLWHRPGPGRQEPQNAAVGDFDPTRPGLEIWCRSRHNVNQTPWVLDAGGDTIARWKMADKAPPGWTDAGVEEIAVIDWDGSGPRYCAAKERHTAGDVCIFNPMTGDFLRRWTEKASRIMVADVAGDAREEIIVVSGNDIRVYWNDQSNPSPPRLRYWTQQHYRRSKANWNYYSP